The following coding sequences lie in one Musa acuminata AAA Group cultivar baxijiao chromosome BXJ1-8, Cavendish_Baxijiao_AAA, whole genome shotgun sequence genomic window:
- the LOC135680307 gene encoding uncharacterized protein LOC135680307, with amino-acid sequence MPMAMPWELAVYIMYMVWDALDGWILSCVLVADEIARSLGTSNVGVL; translated from the coding sequence ATGCCGATGGCGATGCCGTGGGAGCTTGCCGTGTACATAATGTACATGGTGTGGGATGCGCTCGATGGATGGATCTTGTCGTGTGTGTTGGTAGCCGATGAGATCGCCCGCTCCCTCGGGACCAGCAACGTCGGCGTACTATGA